GCGGGAGCCTGTGTCCACCGGGCAGCGGTACCAGCCTTCGGAGCGGTCGATAGTGTCATACAGCGTTCCGGAACGCGCCAGGGCGCGTTTTTCCATCTCTGCCAGCCCGCCCTTTTCTTTAACCCAGTCGACGGTGAGTTTCAGCATATAAATGGCAAAAACCGGTGGTGTATTATAGAGCGAATCCTTCCCGGCGTGAGTCCTGTACGACAGATAGGCCGGCAGGTCATCGCGGCAGTTTTCCAGAAGCGCTTTGTGAATAATCACCAGCGCCATACCGGCAGGTCCAAGGTTTTTCTGGGCGCCGGCAAATGCGAGGTCGAGCTTTTCCCATTCAATCGGACGTGACATGATATGTGACGACATATCCGATACCAGCGGCACCGTACCGGTATCCGGGTATTCATGATACTCAATTCCACCGATGGTCTCGTTACCGCAAATGTGTAAGTAGGCGGCATCGTCCCCTACCTGATATTCTTCATTGGCGGGCATGCGTGTAAAATTTTCCGCTTCATTGGTCCACAAAATACGGGTCGGTCCCAGTTTTTCAGCATCGGCAATCGCCTTTTTAACCCAGGTTCCGGTATTCAGAAATTCGGCGGTTTTACCGCCGCCTACCAGATTCAACGGCACCATGCCAAATTGCAGGGTTGCACCGCCCTGGATGAACAGAATGTCATGGCTGTCCGGGACGGCCAGGACATCGCGAATACCGGTTATGGCATTATAATGCACCTTATCGTAATGTGCGCCCCGATGGCTCATTTCGATCAGAGACATTCCGGCACCCTGGTAATCAACGAATTCAGCTTGAGCTTTTTTGAGCGCCGGTAACGGCAGGGTGCAGGGGCCGGCTGAAAAATTAAAAATACGATTTGACATGTTCCGTCTCCCCTCTCATTAAATGTCCGTCAATTGTAAGCAAATAAATTATTCTTAAACGATTCGGGCTTGTACCAGGATGTATCCAGACTGCCAGAATTAATGCCTCTGGAATCCCAGAACTGCCTTATAATGCGGGCAAATACTGAATTTTTACCAACAATTATTTCCTTGACTAAAATTTGTATACCGTATACAGGATGAAGTCAAGCCAGCAAATGAACGCATTTCAGAAGACTTTTTTCTTCAATAAAAGGTTCTGTATTTTCTGAGTTTTATCAATCTATGACCGTCAATCTACTATTAGGGAGGGTGCCATGGAGATGAAAAAGGTTTTTTTGACTGAAGATGAAATACCGCGGCAATGGTACAATATTAATGCAGATATTAAAATGAATCCGCCAATGGGACCGGACGGCCCGATAACACCGGATATGCTCGCACCGGTTTTCCCGATGAATCTGATCGAGCAGGAAGTCAGTCCGGAAAGATGGATCGATATTCCTGACGGAATTTTGGAAGTTTTAAACATCTGGCGCCCTTCTCCACTGGTAAGAGCATATGCGCTTGAAAAGGCCTTAGATACGCCCGCCAGGATATATTATAAATACGAGGGTGTCAGCCCTCCCGGCAGCCATAAGCCTAACACAGCTGTGGCCCAGGTA
The Desulfobacterales bacterium DNA segment above includes these coding regions:
- the serC gene encoding 3-phosphoserine/phosphohydroxythreonine transaminase, which produces MSNRIFNFSAGPCTLPLPALKKAQAEFVDYQGAGMSLIEMSHRGAHYDKVHYNAITGIRDVLAVPDSHDILFIQGGATLQFGMVPLNLVGGGKTAEFLNTGTWVKKAIADAEKLGPTRILWTNEAENFTRMPANEEYQVGDDAAYLHICGNETIGGIEYHEYPDTGTVPLVSDMSSHIMSRPIEWEKLDLAFAGAQKNLGPAGMALVIIHKALLENCRDDLPAYLSYRTHAGKDSLYNTPPVFAIYMLKLTVDWVKEKGGLAEMEKRALARSGTLYDTIDRSEGWYRCPVDTGSR